A genomic stretch from Sphingobacterium sp. ML3W includes:
- a CDS encoding DUF5106 domain-containing protein translates to MKSSTLGFWLPIGMIVGLLWACDGNNKSKKESNETIPQKASTMSAADSSLLHFWDKFDMKDTVQVKNPDIGEQKIADFIGLLSKTPDSALRDKAVDLMLDKAKSNRTSFDYFIKLYERYLYDGNSPMRNDIIYESVLRYMIKTDLLSNLEKEAYRPIYKLVLRNKVGQPAEDFSYELANGTKQKLSQTKGKFTFLIFYDPDCTHCKETIHQLRDTPQLVELFSQLQVQVVAVDPWGDRTKWKNYMPEMSEKWINGFDSDSKILSFNLYDLKASPTIYLLDENKKVLLKDTYLQPVIQYFVQTNQ, encoded by the coding sequence ATGAAAAGTTCAACTCTTGGTTTTTGGTTGCCGATAGGTATGATTGTAGGTCTTTTGTGGGCCTGTGATGGAAATAATAAATCAAAAAAAGAAAGTAACGAAACAATACCGCAAAAAGCGAGTACGATGAGTGCCGCAGATAGTAGCTTGTTACATTTCTGGGATAAGTTCGACATGAAGGACACGGTACAAGTGAAAAATCCGGACATTGGCGAACAGAAAATTGCTGATTTTATTGGGTTATTATCGAAAACCCCGGATTCAGCCCTGCGCGATAAGGCCGTGGATCTGATGTTAGACAAAGCCAAATCCAATAGGACCAGTTTCGACTACTTCATCAAACTATACGAACGTTATCTTTATGATGGTAATTCGCCGATGCGAAATGATATTATCTACGAGTCTGTACTTCGCTATATGATCAAAACCGATCTATTATCGAATCTAGAGAAAGAGGCCTATAGACCCATCTACAAGTTGGTGTTACGCAATAAGGTAGGTCAACCCGCTGAGGATTTTAGCTATGAGCTGGCCAATGGAACAAAACAGAAACTATCACAAACTAAGGGAAAATTCACCTTTTTGATCTTTTATGATCCCGATTGTACCCATTGCAAAGAAACAATTCACCAACTCCGCGATACACCGCAATTGGTTGAGTTATTCTCGCAACTACAGGTACAAGTTGTTGCAGTTGATCCCTGGGGCGATCGTACCAAATGGAAAAATTATATGCCAGAAATGTCTGAAAAATGGATCAATGGTTTTGATAGTGATAGCAAAATTTTATCATTCAATCTTTACGACCTCAAGGCTTCTCCAACAATATATCTCTTGGATGAAAACAAGAAAGTCCTATTGAAAGACACGTATCTACAACCGGTGATCCAATATTTTGTTCAAACCAATCAATAA
- a CDS encoding S24/S26 family peptidase, whose amino-acid sequence MAEHSEDNKTRVISNALYFAEVQRMLDEGKEVRIRIKGGSMRPFIHDGDSVLLQTYRGESLQLGSNVLAKYEGKFVFHRYVGKKNGQIVLAGDGNLVLREYINSTDIIAIASIHFPQNSALEISLNHSWARLRGLGWYHIRLLRRVIAKLRRLITR is encoded by the coding sequence ATGGCTGAACATTCGGAAGACAATAAGACACGTGTCATCTCCAATGCGCTCTATTTTGCCGAAGTACAGCGTATGCTCGACGAGGGCAAGGAAGTTCGTATCCGTATCAAAGGTGGAAGCATGCGTCCATTTATTCATGACGGAGACAGCGTTTTACTACAGACTTATCGTGGTGAGTCTTTGCAACTAGGCAGTAATGTATTGGCCAAGTATGAGGGGAAGTTTGTTTTTCACCGTTATGTAGGAAAAAAGAATGGGCAGATCGTACTGGCAGGCGATGGCAATCTTGTGCTGCGGGAGTATATAAATAGCACGGATATTATTGCGATCGCTTCTATTCATTTCCCACAAAACTCAGCATTGGAAATAAGTTTAAATCATAGTTGGGCAAGATTACGCGGCTTGGGATGGTATCATATTCGTCTGCTACGCCGGGTTATTGCAAAACTGAGACGCTTAATAACGCGATAA
- a CDS encoding PqqD family protein — MKLRSDLVLRTIGSDHLIVDPSQDMVDLSTVYTLNSTAAWLWEQLKGKEFDTATIVELLCDNYEVDEEQAQSDAKVLLADFEKQGLLEK, encoded by the coding sequence ATGAAATTAAGATCGGATTTAGTATTGAGAACAATTGGTTCAGATCATTTAATTGTTGACCCTAGTCAGGATATGGTTGATTTATCAACCGTATACACCCTAAACAGCACCGCAGCATGGCTTTGGGAGCAATTAAAAGGAAAAGAGTTTGACACAGCTACAATCGTTGAACTACTCTGTGACAACTATGAAGTGGACGAGGAACAAGCGCAATCCGATGCTAAAGTTTTACTTGCGGATTTTGAAAAACAAGGACTATTGGAAAAATAA
- a CDS encoding ABC transporter ATP-binding protein has translation MNNNSLKQHARWAWSISDGYRGRLLLYFVLELICIGLSLIFVYLSKKAVDVATSPGELPLKWLLIGIIGSITLNVAIKGYSGRLLERIKLMLTLQLQRHMLDAQMLSVWRLIKNWHTGDIQIRIQTDCEEVANTIASTVLSFVLTIIQLLASVGFLWYMDPMLALMILAISPLFVFSKIYFRKMRKLSKEVKEEESNFSKVLQENLRFRLLIRAMGIFPKRRAKLTETQQQLFMLKMRQINFSTYTQGAMKVAMNAGYLVAFIWGIYRLQSGQITFGTMTAFLQLVARIQSPILALIGYIPGFVRFRVSADRLLELQEGEIEPQVKQERLNKTEELRITDLSFRYEDKWVLQQLNLSLKVGEPTAIIGPSGKGKTTLIRLLLSLLKAEKGDIILVDTDGERSLEAKHRINFAYIPQGNSLFSGTIRENLMLHVKEDGPLDIDKALWLACAEFVFDFPDGVDTLVGESGMGLSEGQAQRIAIARALMHNGDIWLFDEVTSALDRTTSDMLTQRLLEYGKHKICLFVTHDLHLADKCQHRVYLD, from the coding sequence ATGAATAACAACAGCCTGAAACAACATGCGCGCTGGGCATGGTCAATCAGCGATGGCTACCGCGGTAGATTGCTTCTATACTTTGTATTGGAACTGATCTGTATCGGTCTCTCCCTGATCTTTGTATACCTGTCCAAAAAAGCAGTTGATGTAGCGACTTCCCCAGGAGAATTACCCCTTAAATGGCTGTTGATAGGCATTATTGGAAGTATCACGCTGAATGTAGCAATAAAAGGCTATTCAGGCCGTCTGTTGGAGCGCATCAAGTTGATGCTGACACTCCAGTTGCAGCGTCATATGCTCGACGCACAGATGTTATCGGTATGGCGGTTGATCAAAAATTGGCATACGGGAGATATCCAGATCCGGATTCAGACAGACTGTGAAGAAGTTGCCAATACGATCGCCAGTACCGTACTTTCTTTTGTATTGACGATTATCCAATTATTGGCTTCTGTGGGTTTCTTGTGGTATATGGATCCGATGCTCGCATTGATGATTCTGGCCATCTCGCCCCTCTTTGTCTTTTCAAAGATTTACTTCCGTAAAATGCGCAAACTCAGCAAGGAGGTCAAAGAGGAGGAAAGTAATTTTTCAAAGGTCCTCCAAGAGAATCTGCGTTTCCGCCTGCTGATCCGTGCCATGGGCATTTTCCCCAAAAGGCGTGCGAAGCTGACCGAAACGCAACAGCAGCTCTTTATGCTGAAAATGCGTCAGATCAATTTTTCAACATATACCCAGGGAGCGATGAAAGTCGCCATGAATGCAGGTTATTTGGTCGCATTTATCTGGGGGATCTATCGGCTACAATCCGGGCAGATTACTTTCGGAACAATGACGGCTTTTTTGCAATTGGTGGCGCGCATTCAGAGCCCAATTCTTGCCTTGATCGGCTATATCCCTGGCTTCGTCCGCTTTCGTGTATCTGCAGATCGGCTGCTGGAATTACAAGAAGGTGAGATTGAACCTCAAGTAAAACAAGAACGCCTGAACAAAACAGAAGAACTGCGCATCACTGACCTATCCTTTCGTTACGAAGACAAATGGGTCTTACAGCAGTTAAATCTTTCCCTCAAAGTGGGGGAACCAACAGCAATTATTGGTCCGAGTGGAAAAGGAAAGACCACCTTGATCCGCCTATTGCTATCGCTACTTAAAGCCGAAAAAGGCGATATCATATTGGTAGATACCGATGGCGAACGATCATTGGAGGCAAAACATCGCATCAATTTTGCCTATATCCCACAGGGCAATTCACTCTTTAGTGGAACAATACGGGAAAACCTTATGCTCCATGTGAAAGAAGATGGACCACTGGATATCGATAAAGCGCTTTGGCTAGCCTGTGCAGAATTTGTATTTGACTTTCCTGACGGAGTAGACACCCTAGTGGGGGAATCCGGCATGGGTTTATCAGAGGGCCAAGCACAACGTATCGCTATTGCCCGTGCACTAATGCATAATGGTGATATCTGGCTATTTGACGAGGTAACCTCGGCCCTGGACAGAACGACTTCAGATATGTTAACACAACGTCTGCTCGAATATGGAAAACATAAAATATGTCTATTTGTAACACACGACTTACATCTGGCAGATAAATGCCAACATCGCGTCTACCTCGATTAA
- a CDS encoding S41 family peptidase has product MNIVPLQQVGRWAAIALIGLTVLSCKKDNPKPEPEPEPTDRTEGQLIKDDIYKYYKLYSVWADGSIPDYLKNPAQYTDQYGSASNVLDALKRLTPAHVAAGYAGVFDRFSFMEGINGYNIAEQASTKMDNNEGYGISVQWFSLDAATARPYISFVEGGSPAQLAGFKRADIITSVNNDQENYSIEVSCPDGGRTCEVKDPAAYSRLRNKINSALDAANLTLQVKRADNKVFEKPMSYNNSYVINPIYKDTIYLNSGNNVGYLALSSFEEIENNNQNQKNINAAFTAYETKQIKSLIVDLRYNGGGYVDAAIYIADKIGGAKTKGKLMLTYEMNKYMQSDAAKSLRDQLNMHDTYFEGLSTLNLTKVYFLVSEETASAAEMLVNVLTPHLPVQIIATESRTYGKPVGFFEQKVRDKVSYWPASFILKNSRGNLGEKYNKGTESGLRDYWDGLVPDKSGIGDDVSADVGDPKEKMLATALADAAPTSKSRAAMRSISARTIQTVDQGKMHARPERGMIKTRSK; this is encoded by the coding sequence ATGAACATAGTGCCTCTACAGCAAGTAGGACGTTGGGCAGCGATAGCGCTGATCGGACTTACTGTTCTTTCCTGTAAAAAGGATAATCCAAAGCCCGAACCGGAGCCGGAACCAACTGACCGTACCGAAGGTCAGCTTATTAAAGACGATATTTATAAATATTATAAGCTCTATTCCGTATGGGCGGATGGATCTATTCCAGATTATTTAAAAAATCCGGCTCAGTATACCGATCAATATGGTTCGGCGAGCAATGTGCTTGATGCACTCAAAAGGCTGACACCTGCCCATGTGGCGGCTGGTTACGCCGGGGTTTTTGACCGCTTTTCCTTTATGGAAGGTATCAACGGTTACAATATCGCCGAGCAGGCCAGTACAAAGATGGATAACAACGAAGGTTATGGCATCTCAGTACAATGGTTTTCTTTGGATGCAGCTACCGCACGACCTTATATTTCCTTTGTTGAAGGGGGCTCTCCAGCACAATTGGCGGGGTTTAAACGCGCAGATATCATTACATCTGTCAATAATGATCAGGAAAATTATTCGATCGAAGTCAGCTGTCCGGATGGGGGTAGAACCTGCGAAGTAAAAGACCCTGCTGCCTATAGTCGATTGCGGAATAAAATCAATTCGGCATTGGATGCCGCAAATCTTACCTTGCAGGTGAAACGTGCGGATAATAAGGTGTTCGAAAAACCAATGAGCTATAACAATTCGTATGTGATCAATCCGATCTACAAGGATACCATATATCTCAATAGTGGCAATAATGTCGGTTATTTGGCTTTATCATCATTTGAAGAGATTGAAAATAACAATCAGAATCAGAAAAATATCAATGCAGCCTTTACAGCATATGAGACCAAACAGATCAAAAGCCTGATTGTTGACCTGCGGTACAATGGTGGTGGTTATGTCGACGCTGCAATCTATATTGCCGATAAGATCGGTGGTGCCAAGACCAAAGGTAAGCTGATGCTTACTTATGAAATGAATAAGTATATGCAGTCAGATGCCGCCAAGAGTTTAAGGGATCAACTGAACATGCATGATACCTACTTCGAGGGACTAAGTACGTTAAACCTGACTAAAGTGTATTTCTTGGTGAGTGAGGAGACGGCTTCAGCTGCGGAGATGTTGGTTAATGTGCTTACACCACACCTTCCAGTGCAGATCATTGCAACTGAATCAAGAACCTATGGTAAGCCAGTTGGTTTTTTCGAGCAGAAAGTCCGGGACAAAGTATCTTATTGGCCGGCTTCATTTATTCTGAAGAATTCACGGGGAAATCTCGGCGAGAAATATAACAAGGGAACTGAATCCGGTCTGCGTGATTATTGGGACGGTCTAGTTCCTGATAAGAGTGGTATCGGTGACGATGTTTCAGCTGACGTCGGAGATCCTAAGGAGAAAATGTTGGCAACAGCTTTAGCTGATGCAGCTCCCACAAGTAAATCACGGGCGGCTATGCGCAGTATTTCTGCACGTACGATCCAAACAGTGGATCAGGGCAAAATGCATGCAAGGCCAGAGCGTGGCATGATCAAGACAAGGAGCAAATAA
- a CDS encoding replication-associated recombination protein A, with protein sequence MATRIPLAERLRPHQLKDYVGQQHIVGPDAVLYHAIQQKNIPSMILWGPPGVGKTSLALLIAKELDRPFFALSAIQAGVKDIREVIDKAERLMNFNQDQPILFIDEIHRFSKSQQDSLLGAVERGLVTLIGATTENPSFEVISALLSRCQVYVLEHLSESDLIGLVQKALHEDEYLQKQAIAVEEYEALLRLSGGDARKLLNVLELVVNAAVLHKEPISNAFVLKQVQQNMAIYDKAGEQHYDIISAFIKSIRGSDPNAAVYWLARMIEGGEDPSFIARRLLILASEDIGNANPNALLLANNCFQAVNVIGWPESRIILSQTVIYLATSVKSNASYEAINKAQALVKQSGDLSVPLHIRNAPTKLMKELNYGAEYKYAHAYPGNFVLQEFLPKEVSGVKLYEPGQNPQEEKVRQSLRDKWKEKYRY encoded by the coding sequence ATGGCAACACGTATCCCTCTTGCAGAACGATTACGACCACATCAATTGAAAGATTATGTGGGACAACAGCATATTGTTGGTCCCGATGCAGTACTTTATCATGCGATCCAACAAAAGAATATCCCTTCAATGATATTATGGGGGCCTCCGGGTGTTGGAAAGACAAGTCTGGCGCTGTTGATTGCCAAGGAGCTGGATAGACCTTTCTTTGCCCTGAGTGCAATTCAGGCTGGCGTAAAAGATATCCGTGAGGTCATTGATAAGGCCGAACGGCTGATGAATTTCAATCAGGATCAGCCAATTCTGTTTATTGATGAAATACACCGTTTTTCCAAATCCCAACAGGATTCGCTACTGGGGGCCGTTGAGCGTGGTTTGGTTACACTGATTGGCGCTACGACTGAAAATCCTTCCTTCGAGGTTATATCAGCTTTGTTATCCCGTTGTCAGGTCTATGTGTTGGAGCATCTCTCAGAAAGCGACCTTATTGGTCTGGTTCAAAAGGCACTTCATGAGGATGAGTATCTCCAAAAGCAAGCGATTGCTGTCGAAGAGTATGAGGCGCTGTTACGCTTGTCTGGTGGTGACGCACGCAAGCTGTTGAATGTGCTTGAACTTGTTGTCAATGCCGCAGTTCTCCATAAGGAACCCATTAGCAATGCTTTTGTGCTGAAGCAGGTGCAACAGAATATGGCGATCTATGATAAAGCTGGGGAGCAACATTATGATATTATTTCGGCATTTATTAAATCTATACGAGGATCCGATCCAAATGCTGCCGTATACTGGCTTGCCCGGATGATCGAAGGGGGAGAAGACCCCTCATTTATCGCGCGCAGGTTGTTGATTTTGGCTTCAGAAGATATTGGCAATGCCAACCCCAATGCGCTCTTGTTGGCAAACAACTGTTTCCAGGCAGTGAACGTTATCGGATGGCCCGAATCACGTATTATTCTTTCGCAAACCGTCATTTATCTTGCAACTTCGGTCAAGAGCAATGCCTCCTATGAAGCGATCAATAAGGCACAGGCGCTCGTGAAACAAAGCGGTGATCTGTCGGTTCCCTTACACATCCGTAATGCACCGACTAAACTGATGAAGGAACTCAACTATGGAGCCGAATATAAATATGCGCATGCTTATCCTGGAAACTTTGTGTTACAGGAATTTCTACCCAAAGAGGTTAGTGGTGTAAAATTATACGAACCAGGACAAAATCCTCAGGAGGAGAAGGTCCGACAGAGCCTTCGGGACAAGTGGAAAGAGAAATATAGATATTAG
- a CDS encoding tetratricopeptide repeat protein: protein MTKYWTLLLTALTTTLGMSGKVMAQNTPKDYTGAIKKYDASFSGVGPEVYFLPPPKTENEIIEDNYTSKKSFSKEIARQLLFQRLLLQLKSTNNMGHFQYLMNPVPANTTAWNNTIENQKKAENWIAGYALANEAALFAIKNNDSIAASKFLYDALSLANRTDNKDDIATINLNLSNFQLYHGDFDKAEESAQKYHTYATVSKSYLEQANAWLLIAMARAGQKNFKAAENNIIRSAIPLFNKAKAYEGKIFAWEMLAEIYFKQNKFTEAQWFLLQARDLANAKNLSGELAEIEYLLAASKQKDGNYKVSIKEFIQAAELASNENNKQLSLAILDKLGEVYLVLKDYPSADQTYKAYTQLKNELYN from the coding sequence ATGACGAAATACTGGACCTTACTTTTGACTGCCCTAACCACGACCCTTGGAATGAGCGGAAAGGTTATGGCACAGAATACCCCAAAGGACTATACTGGGGCAATAAAAAAATATGATGCTTCATTTAGCGGCGTCGGTCCGGAGGTGTATTTCCTACCTCCTCCAAAGACTGAGAACGAAATTATTGAAGACAATTATACGAGCAAAAAAAGCTTTAGCAAGGAAATTGCCAGGCAACTGTTATTCCAACGTTTATTACTGCAATTGAAAAGCACCAATAATATGGGTCATTTTCAATATCTGATGAATCCTGTTCCCGCTAATACCACAGCATGGAATAATACCATCGAAAATCAGAAAAAAGCAGAGAACTGGATTGCCGGCTATGCCTTAGCCAATGAAGCTGCACTATTTGCAATTAAGAATAATGACAGTATCGCTGCTTCAAAATTTCTATATGATGCATTATCATTAGCAAATCGTACCGACAATAAGGATGATATTGCAACAATTAACTTGAATTTGAGCAATTTTCAATTGTATCATGGCGATTTTGACAAAGCTGAAGAAAGTGCCCAAAAATATCATACCTATGCCACGGTAAGCAAAAGCTATCTCGAGCAGGCCAATGCCTGGTTATTAATTGCTATGGCCCGTGCAGGGCAAAAAAACTTTAAGGCCGCCGAAAATAACATTATCCGAAGCGCTATCCCCTTATTTAATAAAGCAAAGGCTTATGAAGGTAAAATATTCGCATGGGAGATGCTAGCGGAGATCTATTTTAAGCAAAACAAATTCACCGAGGCACAATGGTTCCTATTGCAAGCACGTGATCTGGCCAATGCAAAAAATCTGAGTGGTGAGCTTGCAGAGATTGAATACCTACTTGCCGCTTCCAAGCAAAAGGATGGTAATTACAAGGTGTCCATCAAAGAATTTATTCAAGCTGCTGAATTGGCCTCCAATGAGAATAACAAACAGTTGTCATTGGCGATATTAGACAAATTGGGCGAAGTATATCTTGTATTAAAGGACTACCCTTCGGCCGACCAGACCTACAAGGCATATACACAACTGAAAAACGAATTGTACAATTAA